One Nonomuraea angiospora DNA segment encodes these proteins:
- a CDS encoding threonine aldolase family protein, protein MIRRSLFLHAPIRRTPRVMLEQMLALVDDDTPPDGPDGPVAVLERRLSELLGKESALFFPSGTMAQQVALRLHADRRGRRTFAVHPQSHLDVWEEQGYNAVHGLRMRRTGDLHELMTTDDLRAIGEPLAAVVWELPQRDLGGLLPEWQDLGEQVALVRATGAAAHLDGARLWEAQTYYRRPFDEIAALFDTVYVSLYKSLQGVRGAVLAADTATVDAARVWRQRLGGGIRDAWPLALAALVGLDTLAARMPAYREHAVAIAAAVNADGAARAYPDPPQTPLFHIHLPAPRRAVERAGEEILAEHGVQLWGRVRSATDPGRCSFEISVGDNAMEFAPGEVVALIHEVLARATA, encoded by the coding sequence ATGATCCGACGGTCGTTGTTCCTGCACGCGCCGATCCGGCGTACTCCGCGAGTGATGCTGGAGCAGATGCTGGCGCTCGTGGACGACGACACCCCGCCGGACGGTCCTGACGGCCCCGTGGCCGTGCTGGAGCGGCGGCTGTCCGAGCTCCTCGGCAAGGAAAGCGCGCTGTTCTTCCCCAGCGGGACGATGGCCCAGCAGGTCGCCCTGCGCCTGCACGCCGACCGGCGCGGGCGCCGGACCTTCGCCGTGCACCCGCAGTCGCATCTCGACGTCTGGGAGGAGCAGGGCTACAACGCCGTCCACGGCCTGCGGATGCGCCGCACCGGCGACCTGCACGAGCTGATGACCACCGACGATCTCCGGGCCATCGGCGAGCCGCTCGCGGCGGTCGTCTGGGAGTTGCCGCAGCGCGACCTCGGCGGCCTGCTTCCGGAATGGCAGGACCTGGGCGAGCAGGTCGCCCTCGTACGGGCCACCGGCGCCGCCGCGCACCTGGACGGCGCCCGGTTGTGGGAGGCCCAGACGTACTATCGCCGGCCGTTCGACGAGATCGCCGCCCTGTTCGACACGGTCTACGTCTCGCTCTACAAGAGCCTGCAAGGCGTACGGGGCGCCGTGCTCGCCGCCGACACCGCCACGGTGGACGCCGCCCGGGTGTGGCGCCAGCGACTCGGCGGCGGCATCCGCGACGCCTGGCCGCTCGCCCTGGCCGCCCTCGTCGGCCTCGACACCCTGGCCGCACGCATGCCCGCCTACCGCGAGCACGCCGTCGCCATCGCGGCGGCCGTCAACGCCGACGGCGCCGCCCGCGCCTACCCCGATCCCCCGCAGACGCCGCTGTTCCACATCCACCTGCCGGCTCCCCGGCGCGCGGTCGAGCGGGCCGGCGAGGAGATCCTCGCCGAACACGGCGTCCAGCTCTGGGGGCGGGTCCGCTCCGCGACCGACCCGGGCCGGTGCAGCTTCGAGATCAGCGTCGGCGACAACGCCATGGAGTTCGCCCCCGGCGAGGTGGTCGCCCTCATCCACGAGGTGCTCGCCCGCGCCACCGCGTGA
- a CDS encoding DUF1905 domain-containing protein: MNVEFSSEMWFWRGPAPWHFVTVPDEECRDLETTAAAVSYGWGMIPVTAQIRETRWKTSLFPKDGRYIVPVKAGVRKAEGLDVGDVVTVRLTVDV; this comes from the coding sequence ATGAACGTCGAGTTCAGCAGTGAGATGTGGTTCTGGAGGGGGCCTGCGCCCTGGCACTTCGTCACCGTCCCGGACGAGGAGTGCCGCGATCTGGAGACGACCGCCGCCGCGGTGAGCTATGGCTGGGGCATGATCCCGGTCACGGCCCAGATACGGGAGACCCGGTGGAAGACGTCGCTGTTCCCGAAGGACGGGCGCTACATCGTGCCGGTGAAGGCGGGGGTGCGCAAGGCCGAGGGGCTCGACGTGGGGGACGTGGTGACCGTTCGCCTGACCGTTGACGTCTGA
- a CDS encoding rhomboid family intramembrane serine protease, which produces MEAKGQTAEIMIAEARKALWVMVGALAVIWTIQIANWASGYTLSYEYGIQAWNPGSLPDIVSAPFLHWSWAHIEANSGPLFIFGFLSAYRGVRKFLSVTGLIILVSGLGAWFTASPEATGAGASGVVFGYFGYILVRGAFDRHLIDIVVGVVMALCFAYQFAGLLPQEGIGWQAHLFGFLGGVAGGWILRERARSRRTPSSSPPPQQSPRSALLKELDDLGL; this is translated from the coding sequence GTGGAAGCCAAGGGCCAGACGGCCGAGATCATGATCGCTGAGGCGCGCAAGGCGTTATGGGTGATGGTCGGGGCGCTGGCCGTCATCTGGACGATCCAGATCGCCAACTGGGCGTCGGGCTACACGCTGAGCTACGAGTACGGGATCCAGGCGTGGAACCCCGGCAGCCTGCCCGACATCGTCTCGGCGCCGTTTTTGCACTGGAGCTGGGCGCACATCGAGGCGAACTCGGGGCCGCTGTTCATCTTCGGCTTCCTGTCCGCCTATCGGGGCGTGCGCAAGTTCCTCAGCGTGACCGGGCTCATCATCCTGGTCAGCGGTCTCGGCGCCTGGTTCACCGCCAGCCCCGAGGCCACCGGGGCGGGCGCGAGCGGCGTCGTCTTCGGCTACTTCGGCTACATCCTGGTGCGCGGCGCGTTCGACCGGCATCTCATCGACATCGTGGTGGGCGTGGTCATGGCCCTGTGCTTCGCCTACCAGTTCGCCGGCCTGCTGCCCCAGGAGGGGATCGGCTGGCAGGCTCACCTGTTCGGCTTCCTCGGCGGCGTGGCGGGTGGCTGGATATTGCGCGAACGCGCCCGGTCCCGGCGTACGCCGTCGTCCTCGCCCCCACCTCAGCAGAGCCCTCGGAGCGCGCTGCTGAAGGAACTGGACGATCTCGGGCTGTGA
- the lepB gene encoding signal peptidase I, with protein MKLISMGLLAGVLAAAAGALVARRRYVVVTVEGTSMAPTLHDGDRVLVRRRRIGQVARGDVVVLEPPSDPRAGLDGTRWNIKRAVALPGDPVPPDVEDAAERVPAGALVVYGDNPHSVDSRQRGFFPADRLLGVALRRLGGAAL; from the coding sequence ATGAAGCTGATCAGCATGGGATTGCTCGCCGGTGTGCTCGCGGCGGCGGCCGGCGCCTTGGTGGCCCGCCGGCGCTACGTGGTGGTCACCGTCGAGGGGACGAGCATGGCGCCGACCTTGCACGACGGCGACCGGGTGCTGGTCAGGCGGCGCCGGATCGGCCAGGTGGCCAGGGGCGACGTCGTGGTGCTCGAACCCCCGTCCGACCCGCGAGCGGGCCTGGACGGCACCCGCTGGAACATCAAGCGCGCCGTCGCCCTGCCGGGCGACCCGGTGCCGCCGGACGTGGAGGACGCCGCGGAGCGGGTGCCCGCTGGTGCGCTGGTGGTCTACGGCGACAACCCCCACAGCGTCGACTCGCGGCAGCGCGGTTTCTTCCCGGCCGATCGCCTGCTCGGGGTCGCGCTGCGCCGCTTGGGCGGGGCTGCCCTGTAG
- a CDS encoding AfsR/SARP family transcriptional regulator, which translates to MKFRMLGPLRIEGDDSPAGGARITAPKQRTVLAMLLARAGHVVPIRSLVAEVWDDQPPRSAVANLRTYLMQLRKLMPPAADPSVERLVTSDAGYLLRVEPEEFDLFQFEALTAHARQALGRRDLSTALDSYTRALALWQGMAAEDVPLGPTLREVVARLTDHYLSVVEEHADIQLALGRHATAAKRLREVIGQYPLRERLHGQLMVALYQSGDVVGALDAFGAARKVLADELGIDPGPDLRRLHQLILRRDPALLSEEEAPADDGRPRPRQLPRAPSVFVGRSAELARIHAVLGAGAGPPVLALHGPGGIGKSTLAMKAAYGVADRYPDGHLYADLQGSTPSLSPLRPDEVLGRFLRALGVPPGEVPAAPAEAAALYQSVLADRRVLVVLDNAVGAAQVAPLLPAGGGCAALVTSRSALTTLDAVPVAVSMFDEEQSVRMLALLAGQARVAAEKEAAAEIARWCCHHPLALRIAGARLAGRPDWSLAAFNERLSNQRRRLDELQAADLRVRSCFEVGYATLTSAARTVFRLFGVLEVPEVGVELVAALADADLKAAEAVLDELVEARLIEPVGESRFRTHDLLRLFAAELAASHDPPADLDLAVRRALDWYLGLCRQLRDLLQPHLRAGSGERRRDPGLVLPDPAAAVRWLDTELRCLVAAAVQAARGQPDVARFAIELMTLVKATVMKGGYWRELETIARLAIEVARRDGDRGAEASTLATLGLLEWRAGQREAADGHLRRALELWRDLGNREEEGMALHNLGWLHMQTGDLDAALGHISASLRLLKTHGSRRVGLVGHNLGELLLQLGRDAEAVDRFERCLAVRRADRDLNGESITLAALGRAYCLLDRRDEALAAMDEALARCEETGNREDEWEVLLSRSEIRLRQGALAAAERDLVRALEVTAQIGDAYGYAACTRQLARAWTASGDPRAAGDARRAEELFADPAMRLDPVLERLLTAQV; encoded by the coding sequence GTGAAGTTCCGGATGCTCGGACCGCTGCGGATCGAGGGCGACGACTCGCCGGCGGGAGGGGCGAGGATCACGGCGCCCAAGCAGCGGACCGTCCTCGCCATGCTGCTCGCCCGCGCGGGCCACGTCGTCCCGATCCGGTCGCTGGTGGCGGAGGTCTGGGACGACCAGCCGCCCCGCTCCGCGGTGGCGAACCTGCGTACGTACCTCATGCAGTTGCGCAAGCTGATGCCCCCCGCGGCCGACCCGTCCGTGGAGCGGCTGGTGACCTCGGACGCCGGCTACCTGCTGCGGGTCGAGCCCGAGGAGTTCGACCTCTTCCAGTTCGAGGCGCTGACCGCGCACGCCCGCCAGGCGCTGGGCAGGCGCGATCTCAGCACCGCCCTCGACTCCTACACCCGGGCCCTCGCGCTGTGGCAGGGGATGGCGGCCGAGGACGTGCCGCTGGGGCCGACGCTGCGGGAGGTGGTCGCGCGCCTCACCGACCACTACCTGAGCGTGGTGGAGGAGCACGCGGACATCCAGCTCGCCCTGGGCAGGCACGCGACGGCGGCCAAGCGGCTGCGCGAGGTGATCGGGCAGTATCCGCTGCGCGAGCGGCTGCACGGCCAGCTCATGGTGGCCCTGTACCAGAGCGGCGACGTGGTCGGCGCGCTGGACGCGTTCGGGGCCGCCCGGAAGGTCCTCGCCGACGAGCTGGGCATCGATCCCGGGCCTGACCTGCGCAGACTGCACCAGCTGATCCTGCGCAGGGACCCGGCCCTGCTGTCGGAGGAGGAGGCCCCCGCCGACGACGGGCGGCCCCGGCCGCGCCAGCTGCCGCGCGCGCCGAGCGTGTTCGTGGGCCGGTCGGCCGAGCTCGCCCGCATCCACGCCGTGCTGGGCGCCGGCGCGGGGCCGCCCGTGCTGGCGCTGCACGGCCCCGGCGGGATCGGCAAGTCGACGCTCGCCATGAAGGCGGCGTACGGCGTCGCCGACCGGTACCCCGACGGCCACCTCTACGCCGACCTGCAGGGATCGACGCCGAGCCTGTCGCCGTTGCGCCCCGACGAGGTGCTCGGCCGCTTCCTGCGCGCCCTGGGGGTGCCTCCGGGCGAGGTGCCCGCGGCGCCGGCGGAGGCGGCCGCCCTCTACCAGTCGGTGCTGGCCGACCGGCGCGTCCTGGTCGTCCTGGACAACGCGGTCGGCGCCGCCCAGGTGGCTCCCCTGCTGCCGGCGGGCGGTGGCTGCGCGGCCCTGGTCACCAGCCGGTCGGCTTTGACCACGCTGGACGCCGTACCGGTCGCCGTGAGCATGTTCGACGAGGAGCAGTCGGTACGGATGCTGGCGCTGCTGGCCGGCCAGGCGCGCGTGGCCGCCGAGAAGGAGGCGGCGGCCGAGATCGCGCGCTGGTGCTGCCACCATCCGCTGGCGCTGCGCATCGCCGGCGCCCGCCTCGCGGGCCGGCCGGACTGGTCGCTCGCGGCCTTCAACGAGCGCCTGAGCAACCAGCGGCGGCGCCTGGACGAGCTGCAGGCGGCCGACCTGCGCGTCCGCTCCTGCTTCGAGGTCGGCTACGCGACCCTGACGAGCGCCGCGAGGACCGTCTTCCGCCTGTTCGGCGTGCTGGAGGTGCCGGAGGTGGGCGTCGAGCTTGTCGCCGCGCTGGCCGACGCCGACCTGAAGGCCGCCGAGGCCGTGCTCGACGAGCTGGTCGAGGCACGACTGATCGAGCCGGTCGGCGAGAGCCGGTTCCGCACGCACGACCTGCTGCGGCTCTTCGCGGCGGAGCTGGCCGCCTCCCACGACCCGCCGGCGGACCTGGACCTGGCCGTGCGGCGGGCCCTGGACTGGTACCTCGGCCTCTGCCGCCAGTTGCGCGACCTGCTGCAGCCGCACCTGCGAGCCGGGAGCGGGGAGCGCCGGCGCGATCCCGGCCTGGTGCTGCCCGACCCCGCCGCGGCCGTGCGGTGGCTCGACACGGAGCTGCGCTGCCTCGTCGCGGCCGCCGTCCAGGCCGCGCGCGGGCAGCCGGACGTGGCGCGCTTCGCCATCGAGCTGATGACCCTGGTCAAGGCCACGGTGATGAAGGGCGGCTACTGGCGCGAGCTGGAGACCATCGCGCGGCTGGCCATCGAGGTGGCGCGGCGCGACGGCGACCGCGGCGCGGAGGCGTCCACGCTCGCGACCCTGGGGCTGCTGGAATGGCGGGCCGGCCAGAGGGAGGCGGCCGACGGCCACCTGCGGCGCGCGCTCGAGCTCTGGCGCGACCTGGGCAACCGCGAGGAGGAAGGGATGGCGCTGCACAACCTCGGCTGGCTGCACATGCAGACCGGCGACCTCGACGCGGCACTCGGCCACATCAGCGCCAGCCTGCGGCTGCTCAAGACGCACGGGTCCAGGCGGGTCGGGCTGGTCGGCCACAACCTGGGCGAGCTCCTGCTCCAGCTGGGCAGGGACGCCGAGGCGGTGGACCGCTTCGAACGGTGCCTGGCCGTCCGCCGCGCCGATCGCGACCTGAACGGCGAGAGCATCACGCTGGCGGCGCTCGGCCGCGCCTACTGCCTGCTCGACCGGCGGGACGAGGCGCTGGCCGCGATGGACGAGGCGCTGGCCCGCTGCGAGGAGACCGGCAACCGGGAGGACGAGTGGGAGGTGCTGCTGAGCAGGTCCGAGATCCGGCTGCGGCAGGGCGCCCTCGCCGCGGCCGAGCGCGACCTGGTCAGGGCCCTGGAGGTGACCGCCCAGATCGGCGACGCGTACGGCTACGCCGCCTGCACCCGCCAGCTCGCCAGGGCCTGGACGGCGTCGGGCGACCCGCGTGCCGCGGGGGACGCCCGGCGGGCCGAGGAGCTGTTCGCGGATCCGGCGATGCGCCTCGACCCGGTGCTGGAAAGGCTGCTCACCGCCCAGGTGTAG
- a CDS encoding ABC transporter ATP-binding protein — MTRRAATLALLCWRAGPVLAASQLVATVLAGLLPSATVWATKTLVDGLAAGRPERVLAPVAGLVVLGLVAGVLPQLTGYLRGETDRRLDLLLQDRLYTRVNTFHGLSRFENPVFLDELRMAAQATGNAMGPITSGLFDLGRNVIALAGLLTALAVLSPLMAGLVALAALPVLAARMSLEKRRIKMIAGQSAAARRQIFYSSLITDVEAAKEVRLFGLGDFLKRRVLGELAVLQAGERRLDRREALTQSALAALSAAVSGAGLLWAVYSALDGRLTLGDVTAFAAAVAGTQAALTATVDNAANARQALLLFAHHERVMSLPGDLPTPAGPERLPALRRGIELRDVWFRYDESHPWVLRGVNLTIPHGASVALVGLNGAGKSTLIKLLCRFYDPTRGAILWDGIDIRDVPPAELRARMGVLFQDYMSYDLTAAENIGVGEVEAMSDRARLRAAAELAGAHETVQALPRGYDTMLSRVFFGPEDDDDPQAGVTLSGGQWQRLALARALVRERRDLLILDEPSSGLDAQAEYEVHRRLREHRAGNTSLLVSHRLGAVRDADLIVVLGEGRIIERGAHDELIALGGRYAHLFATQASGYREGADLG; from the coding sequence GTGACCCGTCGCGCCGCCACCCTGGCGCTGCTGTGCTGGCGGGCCGGGCCGGTGCTGGCGGCGTCCCAGCTGGTCGCCACCGTCCTGGCCGGACTGCTGCCCTCGGCCACCGTGTGGGCGACCAAGACGCTCGTCGACGGGCTGGCGGCGGGCCGGCCGGAACGCGTGCTCGCCCCGGTCGCCGGCCTCGTCGTGCTGGGGCTGGTCGCCGGGGTGCTGCCGCAGCTGACCGGCTATCTGCGGGGCGAGACGGACCGCCGGCTGGACCTGCTGCTGCAGGATCGCCTGTACACACGGGTGAACACGTTCCACGGCCTGTCGCGGTTCGAGAATCCGGTGTTCCTGGACGAGCTGCGCATGGCGGCGCAGGCGACGGGCAACGCGATGGGGCCGATCACCTCGGGCCTGTTCGACCTGGGGCGCAACGTCATCGCCCTGGCCGGGCTCCTCACCGCCCTCGCCGTGCTGAGCCCGCTCATGGCGGGACTGGTGGCGCTCGCGGCGCTGCCCGTCCTCGCGGCGCGGATGTCCCTGGAGAAGCGGCGGATCAAGATGATCGCCGGGCAGTCCGCCGCGGCCCGGCGGCAGATCTTCTACTCCTCCCTGATCACCGACGTGGAGGCCGCCAAGGAGGTCCGGCTCTTCGGGCTGGGCGACTTCCTCAAGCGCCGGGTGCTCGGCGAGCTGGCCGTCCTGCAGGCGGGGGAGCGGCGGCTGGACCGGCGGGAGGCGCTCACGCAGTCGGCGCTCGCGGCGCTCTCCGCCGCGGTCAGCGGCGCCGGGCTGCTCTGGGCGGTGTACTCCGCCCTGGACGGCCGGCTCACCCTCGGCGACGTGACCGCGTTCGCCGCCGCCGTGGCGGGCACGCAGGCCGCGCTGACCGCCACCGTGGACAACGCCGCGAACGCCCGCCAGGCGCTGCTCCTGTTCGCCCACCACGAACGGGTGATGTCGCTGCCCGGCGACCTGCCCACGCCCGCCGGACCGGAGCGCCTGCCCGCGCTGCGCCGCGGCATCGAGCTGCGCGACGTGTGGTTCCGGTACGACGAGAGCCATCCCTGGGTGCTGCGCGGGGTGAACCTGACGATCCCCCACGGCGCCTCGGTCGCGCTGGTCGGGCTCAACGGGGCCGGCAAGAGCACGCTGATCAAGCTGCTGTGCCGCTTCTACGACCCGACGCGCGGCGCCATCCTCTGGGACGGCATCGACATCCGCGACGTGCCGCCCGCCGAGCTGCGCGCCAGGATGGGCGTGCTCTTCCAGGACTACATGAGCTACGACCTGACCGCGGCGGAGAACATCGGGGTGGGCGAGGTCGAGGCGATGTCCGACCGCGCCAGGCTCCGGGCCGCCGCCGAGCTGGCGGGCGCGCACGAAACCGTCCAGGCGCTGCCCCGGGGCTACGACACCATGCTGAGCCGCGTCTTCTTCGGCCCCGAGGACGACGACGACCCCCAGGCGGGCGTGACGCTCTCCGGGGGCCAGTGGCAGCGCCTGGCCCTGGCCCGCGCGCTGGTGCGCGAGCGCCGCGACCTGCTCATCCTCGACGAGCCCAGCTCCGGCCTGGACGCGCAGGCCGAGTACGAGGTGCACCGGCGGCTGCGCGAGCATCGCGCGGGCAACACCAGCCTGCTGGTCTCGCACCGGCTCGGAGCGGTCCGCGACGCCGACCTGATCGTGGTGCTCGGCGAGGGCCGGATCATCGAGCGGGGCGCCCACGACGAGTTGATCGCGCTGGGCGGCCGGTACGCCCACCTGTTCGCCACCCAGGCCAGCGGCTACCGCGAGGGCGCCGACCTCGGCTGA
- a CDS encoding S26 family signal peptidase, which yields MTGAIVVLAAVGVALAVLRVRRRYLVVTVQGESMLPAYRPGERVLVRRTPPGSLRPGQVVVLSGFAHARPGERRRERHQQLGAGPGWIIKRVAAVPGDPIPRDTVPALRGEPGTRVPAGRLVVLGDNPDHSLDSRQSGYLAADRLFGVVLRKVDQPRSAPSR from the coding sequence GTGACCGGCGCGATCGTCGTGCTGGCGGCCGTCGGCGTCGCTCTCGCCGTTCTCCGGGTGCGCCGGCGGTACCTGGTGGTGACCGTCCAGGGGGAGAGCATGCTGCCGGCGTACCGGCCGGGTGAGCGCGTCCTCGTACGGCGGACGCCGCCGGGATCGCTGCGCCCCGGGCAGGTCGTCGTGCTGAGCGGCTTCGCCCACGCCCGGCCGGGCGAGCGCCGGCGGGAACGGCACCAGCAGCTGGGCGCAGGCCCGGGCTGGATCATCAAGCGGGTCGCGGCCGTCCCGGGTGACCCGATCCCGCGCGACACCGTCCCCGCGCTGCGGGGCGAGCCGGGCACGCGGGTGCCGGCCGGACGCCTGGTGGTGCTGGGCGACAACCCGGACCATTCGCTCGACTCCCGGCAGTCCGGCTACCTGGCGGCGGACCGCCTGTTCGGCGTGGTGCTGCGCAAGGTCGATCAGCCGAGGTCGGCGCCCTCGCGGTAG
- a CDS encoding ATP-binding cassette domain-containing protein, whose amino-acid sequence MLIRLLGPVEVERSGQTWPVRPPQVALALAALAWEVGRVVPVDTLLARVWGEQVPPGARRTLYTIITRIRRDVLADEGAVVRRLGGYLLDVDESAVDVPRFRDLADQAMAVPDPMPPLGAALALPHGYRTLLSRGFPQDPDDEQDNAGSGVLLSGGQWQRLALARAFLRRDRDLMILDEPSAGLDPEAEYEVHGRLATLRSGRTSVVITHRLGGIRTADRIVVLTDGVVTEQGTHAALLAEGGTYAELFARQATLYRDDVELSR is encoded by the coding sequence GTGCTGATCCGGTTACTCGGCCCGGTGGAGGTGGAGCGCTCGGGGCAGACCTGGCCCGTACGCCCTCCGCAGGTCGCGCTCGCCCTCGCCGCGCTCGCGTGGGAGGTCGGCCGGGTCGTGCCGGTGGACACGCTCCTCGCCCGGGTCTGGGGCGAGCAGGTACCGCCCGGCGCGCGGCGCACCCTGTACACGATCATCACCCGCATCCGGCGCGACGTGCTCGCGGATGAGGGCGCGGTCGTCCGCCGGCTCGGGGGTTACCTGCTCGATGTGGACGAGTCCGCGGTGGACGTGCCGCGCTTCCGCGACCTGGCCGACCAGGCGATGGCCGTGCCGGACCCGATGCCGCCGCTGGGCGCGGCGCTGGCCCTGCCGCACGGCTACCGCACGCTGCTGAGCCGTGGATTCCCCCAGGACCCGGACGACGAGCAGGACAACGCCGGCTCCGGAGTGCTGCTCTCCGGCGGGCAGTGGCAGCGGCTGGCGCTGGCCAGGGCGTTCCTGCGCCGCGACCGGGACCTGATGATCCTCGACGAGCCCAGCGCCGGCCTGGACCCCGAGGCCGAGTACGAGGTGCACGGCCGGCTCGCCACGCTGAGGTCGGGGCGGACCAGCGTGGTCATCACCCATCGGCTCGGCGGGATCCGCACGGCCGACCGGATCGTGGTGCTGACCGACGGCGTCGTCACGGAGCAGGGCACGCATGCCGCCCTGCTGGCCGAGGGCGGCACGTACGCCGAGTTGTTCGCCCGGCAGGCGACCCTCTACCGGGACGACGTGGAGCTGTCGCGGTGA
- a CDS encoding MauE/DoxX family redox-associated membrane protein, producing MQYVDVASRLLLLTVFVLALASKVSSRRAWSEFVQSIRAMAVIDKARAPAAATATAVAEAGVIVLAAVPLRWAGSASFVLAAGLLGCLTVAVVTVVRRGAAVPCRCFGASTTPLSMAHVARNGILIAVALLGLVASLVNGSFDPGIVAIVGVFGAVLGLLMARWDDLVSLLRTT from the coding sequence ATGCAGTACGTCGATGTGGCGAGCAGACTGCTGCTGCTCACGGTGTTCGTCCTCGCGTTGGCGAGCAAGGTCTCCAGCCGCCGGGCCTGGAGCGAGTTCGTCCAGTCGATCAGGGCGATGGCAGTGATCGACAAGGCCAGGGCGCCGGCGGCCGCGACGGCGACGGCGGTGGCCGAGGCCGGTGTCATCGTCCTGGCCGCGGTGCCCCTTCGCTGGGCCGGATCGGCGTCGTTCGTGCTCGCGGCGGGGCTGCTCGGCTGCCTCACCGTCGCCGTCGTCACGGTGGTACGCAGGGGCGCCGCCGTTCCCTGCCGCTGCTTCGGCGCCTCCACGACGCCCCTGAGCATGGCGCACGTGGCCCGCAACGGCATCCTCATCGCGGTGGCGCTGCTCGGGCTGGTCGCCTCCCTGGTGAACGGCTCCTTCGATCCGGGCATCGTCGCGATCGTCGGCGTCTTCGGCGCCGTGCTGGGCCTGCTCATGGCCCGGTGGGACGATCTCGTCTCCCTGCTCCGTACGACCTGA
- a CDS encoding 2'-5' RNA ligase family protein: MSPLPTRMANRWERRRSLMLPPGQGRLYWHVLLGEDPQARAIVEEAHDRLAGLPGLDLVPRRFIHLTTFVAGYTHEITERQVTVMAEEAAGQLARVEPITVTLGRVLYHPEAVVLEARPAERLRPLLEAARFATRAATGRDGVLAHDTWLPHVTVAYSNADGPAAPIIDALGERLPEREVTIRSIHVVDQDGPETAWDWRPVAEVRLGAA; encoded by the coding sequence GTGAGCCCGCTTCCGACGCGCATGGCGAATCGCTGGGAGCGGCGACGATCGCTCATGCTGCCGCCGGGGCAGGGCCGGCTCTACTGGCACGTCCTGCTGGGGGAGGACCCACAGGCGCGGGCCATCGTGGAGGAGGCGCACGACCGGCTGGCCGGCCTGCCCGGGCTCGATCTGGTGCCGCGCCGGTTCATCCACCTCACCACGTTCGTCGCCGGATACACGCACGAGATCACCGAGCGTCAGGTGACCGTGATGGCCGAGGAGGCGGCGGGCCAGCTCGCGCGGGTCGAGCCGATCACGGTCACGCTGGGGCGCGTGCTCTACCACCCCGAGGCGGTCGTGCTGGAGGCACGGCCGGCCGAGCGGCTGCGGCCGCTGCTCGAAGCGGCGCGGTTCGCCACGCGGGCGGCCACGGGCCGTGACGGCGTGCTCGCCCACGACACGTGGCTGCCGCACGTCACCGTGGCCTACAGCAACGCGGACGGCCCGGCGGCGCCCATCATCGACGCGCTCGGGGAGCGGCTTCCGGAGCGGGAGGTGACCATCCGCAGCATCCACGTCGTCGACCAGGACGGCCCGGAGACGGCATGGGACTGGCGACCGGTGGCGGAGGTCCGGCTCGGCGCGGCGTGA